TATTTCTTTGACAAGACGCCTCTCACTGCGAATTCCAAATATATACCCAATAAATAACATCTTAAAAAGAACAACTGGATCAATTGCTGGACGACCATTGTTCTCACAGTAAAGATGCTTGGTCTTCTCTCGAATAAATGAAAAGTCGATAAACTTATTTATTTTTCGAAGTAAATGGTTTTCAGGAACCAGCTCTTCAATTGTTACTAGCTCAACAGTGACTTGCTTTTGATCAGATTTTTTTAACATGCAAATAATATAAAAAAGTCCCCGCCAAAAGGCGAGGACTTTGTCATCAATCTGAAATCCCGCTTTATTTAAAGCGGGATTTTTTGTTTCAATTTCTAAGCGTTGCCAGCATTCTTTTGGGGTGGGTGAATATCCCCAGAGCAGATAGGATATCTGTTGATCCTATATCAGATGCCGCCGAAGATTCTGTTGAGAAACATTCCGGACCGTAAATGATTATACCCAGAGCCGCCTCACGCAGCATAAGTTTATCATTACGGCCGTTGCCGATACAGGCGCAGCTCTCTTTTCCCAGTCGGGCTAGGTAATCAAGCTTGGCCTCGTCTTCCGGGGCTGCTGACAGTATATGAATTGTAACAGGAAGATTTTTAAGCTCCTCGGCACAATGACCTAGGGTATCTGCTGTCACAACATGGATTTTAAGTTGAGTCGATATTTCCATCAGTAGTTCTCTGACACCGGAGAGTAATTTGCCATCAAGTGCCAGAGTTCCGTTATAATCAAGAACAAGGTGTTCAATCTCAAGCTTTTTGAATCCGGGAATATCTAACTCAATCATCTTGTTTTCCTTGGTATCCATTAAAGCTGCGGCATAATTCCCGTTGAGAACTATGCCGACTTGAGTTTTCGTTGCGCTACAGGTTGGCGTAACGTTCGATTTCTTTTTTGTATTGCAGAACCCCTTTAACAATACCGTCGGCAATAGAAGAAAGATAACGGTCTGATTTGAGTCTTGAAGCTTCAGTTTTATTGGTCAGATATCCAAGCTCGATAAGTATTGAAGGCATTTTTGCTCCCATAAGCACATAGAAAGGAGCTTCACGCACTCCTTGGTCTCTCACATTCCACCTGCGGCGGAGTTTGCCAAGCGCGCTTTTGTGAATATCAGTAGCCAGATCGCGGCTTTCTTTCATTTTTGAATTGAGCATGAGGTCCGTCAGGATAACCTGAAGATCGCTTATGCGTTTCATGGAAACAGCATTTTCTCTGGCTGCAACACGTACAGCGTTGCGGTTGCTTGCAAGGTTCAGAGTGTATGTCTCCAGACCGTGTATTTTGCTGTTTCTATGGGCGTTGCAGTGTACGGAAATAAACATGTCCGCTTTTTTTACGTTGGCCATGGCGGTACGTTCTTCCAGCGGAATGAATACATCCGTATCACGGGTGTAAAGAACTCTGAATCCCGCTTTTTTGAGCTTCCCGGCCAGCATTTTTGCAAAGTGAAGGTTAACATCTTTTTCACGGAGTCCGTGTCCGTGCGCACCGGGATCTTTGCCACCGTGACCGGCATCGATCATGATGGTTCTGAAAGTCAGGCCGAGCTGCTCCAGAAGTTCACCGGCCATCTTTTTACTGCCCTTGGGCGGTGTGTATTTTTTAGGTTTGCTGTGGGCTTTTTTATTATAGACAGCATCTTCCTCAATGGGGATGTCGCTTTTTGATTCTTCGTTAGCCTGAACGTCTACAACCAGTCTGAAAGGATTTTCCAGCGGGAAAATTTTATATTCCTGCATGGAATTGAAATCCAGAACAACCCGGGTGGTTCTAGGGTCTTTTTGAGCTGAGCGTATTCCTCTCAGAATTCCATCAGCAATGACAATCTTTTTATGAACATCAGGTCCGAGTCTGGTATCTTCAAGGTCAATATATAAGCGGTGGGGACGGTTGGCGTTCTGATTGGGGTTAAGCAGCTGATAGCGGTAAGGCGTCTGCTCATCCATATCCAGCACAACACGGGTATAGCTTTCACTGCTGGTGTAGCGGACAGCCTGAAGTCTGGTTGTTGTTCCGCTTTTTCTCTGGTTCTTGGGAGATTTTGAAGAAACAACTGTGCCGGATGGACGATTCGCTTTGGCCGAAGGTTTGGGAATGTCCTTTCTGTCCATTGAATCAAGCCTGTTTCTGGCTTTTTTATACATGTCCCCTTTGGGGTATTTATGGACAATGGTCAGATAATCGGAGTATGCAAGATCATTATTTCCAAGTCTGGTCCGTTGCAGTTCTGCTCTTAGAAACAGGCAGTCATCAGTCCAGCTGTGCCGGGGAAAGTTTGAAATCATTCGGCCGTAATAGTCGACAGCTGTCCTGAAATCTTTTTTCAGTCCGCTGTGGGTTCCGAGCTCTTCATAAGTCCTTCCGGCGTAGTACAGGCTTTTAGGGGCATAACTCCCTCTTGGAGAGCGCTTGAAAGTGCGTATGAATTTTTTGCCTATTTTAACCCAGTTAGCACGGTATTTAGCCCTTCTGCTGTCTTTGGCAAGGGCATGAAACTGCTTCCATGCTACTGTGAAGTCTTCACTTATGGTTGCTCCTGCTGCCTTTGCCGGAGTCGTTGAGACCAGCAGACAGGCGACAAAGGAGACCATAATGATGTTTAAGATATATGTGCTTAGCAGGGCCGCGGTATTGAGACGTGGATATATGCGGTTCATGGTGATCCGTATTTTTTAAATTCATTTTGAAGAAATTTATCAAGTAAAAGTTTCTAAAGAAAGTTTAGATATTAATCTAATAAGCTTAGGATTATGAAAAATCAACCGTTACCTCGGAAAGTAGGCGCTGGGCCTTGAAAAAAACGGCTTTTTCACATGTGGAAACAACATAATTCATTTCGTAATGCAAGGCTGGACTGAAAATAAATTTTATGTAAAGGCACATTACATTGTTTAACTGAATTTCAATCATCCACTGGAGATAAAAGAAGATGGAAGCTCCTCAGAGAAACCTTGCCCTTGACCTGGTTCGTGTAACCGAAGCCGCTGCGCTGGCATCAGCCCGCTGGCTGGGAAGGGGTGATAAGAACTCAGGCGATCAGGCAGCGGTTGACGCCATGCGCCTTAGCTTCAACAGCCTTGAAATCAATGGAACCGTTATCATTGGAGAAGGTGAAAAGGACCATGCTCCCATGCTTTATAATGGAGAAAAGCTGGGTGTAGGTGAAGGTCCGGGTATGGACGTTGCCGTAGATCCCGTTGAAGGCACCAATCTTCTGGCATACGGACGCCCTAACGCTATTTCTGTAGTTGGAGTTGCTCCAACCGGAGCCATGCTTGATCCCGGCCCGAGTTTTTATATGAATAAACTCGTGGTACCGACTGCGGCCAGAAATATGGTCGATATCAATGCACCGGTTAAGGAAAACCTCAAAAAGATAGCTAAAGCCCTGAACAAGGATGTTGACGACCTCGTTGTTTTTGTCCTTGAAAAGCCCCGCCATCATGCTCTGATTCAGGAAATCAGAGATGCTGGCGCCAGAATTCAGCTGCATACAGATGGTGACGTGGCCGGTGCTCTTATGGTAGTAGATCCTCGTTGCCCTGTTGATGTCATGGTTGGAACAGGCGGAACCCCTGAAGGTGTTCTGGCTGCCTGTGCCATCAGGATCATGGGCGGAGAGATGTTTGCCAAATTTGATCCGCAGTCTGAAACTGAAAAGCAGGCTATGCTTGACAGAGGCTATGACCTTCGTGACATTATGACTGTCAACGATCTGGTTAAAAGCGATGATATTTTCTTCTCAGCCACCGGAATTTCAGGTGGAACCTTCCTGCGGGGTGTGCGCTATCTTGGATACGGCGCAGAAACCACCTCGCTTGTAATGCGCGGTAAAACAGGAACTGTCCGTTTGATTGAAGCTGTCCACACTTGGGACAAGCTCATGAAGGTCAGTGCTGTAAAGTATGACTAAGGCTGTTGTGGCCTGAATGGTAGAAAGCCCCGGAGAATTTCTTCGGGGCTTTTTTTTGTATGCTTGCTGAGTAGATTGTGATTATTCTTCCGGAGCATCGAGTTTATTTTTTATAATTTCACCGTCCTCAGGACGTGAAGCAACCCTGAGTTCTTTGGATTCACCGTGGCAGGCGAAACCGTTTTCACGGACCTGAACATATCCGGCCGAAATCACTTTTGTGTAGGGCATCTGCTCTCTAAACTCTAAATAGTTTATTCTATTAGGAAAAATTATCGGCAGAGGGTCCCCTGAAAAGTCTTCAAAAATAATATATTTCATAATCATTCCTCTTGACGGCACTCAGCCGTTGTAAAATAAGTTTGCGAACGGATATTGCCTGTTTCACTCTGGAATAGAGCTGAACAGGGAAGACAGATTATAGTCATAGTCGCCATATTTCAAGAACAGTAAATATAGAACCTTAGAGTATTGTTATGGAAAATGAAACTCCGGAAAAGCGCAGATTACAGGAAATGAACACTACGGAGCTGGCCAGAGAGAGAAACAGGCTTGCCGAGATTCGTACCGAACAGGCTTCGCTTAGAACTTTATTGGCCAATGAACGTACTTTTCTCTCCTGGGCCAGAGCTTCTATCGGCATAATAACACTTGGATTTGTTTTAGAAAAAGCCGCACTTTATTTAAAACATCTTATGCCTGAAGCAAATCCTAAAATTTTTGCAGACATAGCCTACCTGAGTGTTTTTACTCTGGTAAGTGGCATGGCTCTTATCATAACCTCAGCTGTGAGATATTTTGCCTTTGAAAAAAAAATGGGCGCCAGAAAAGGAATTTTAAATCCAAAAATAGATGTCTATATTCTGCTCGGAATAGCTTTGGTCTTAAGTATCAGTTTCTTCTTCGGAAAGAATCTTACATTCAATCCGTAGGTTAAATATGCCTGCTGCCCGGCGCCGCAAGGCTGAAATGATTTTGTGATTTTGAAACATTCAGGTATAAGCCTTTCGCATGGTAATTTTGTTTTGCTAAAAGGATTTTATATATAAATGAGCATTGAATTCAAGAAGATATCTTTGTGGCAAACAGCTTTCCTCGGTGATGCTGTGTTAACTCTGCCGCTTATCAACGCTTTGGAAGAGAGGTTCCCCGGAGCTGAAATTCATTTTTTTGTGCGGGCCGGAGTTGAAAGCCTGTTTGCGGCCCAGAAAAATTTAGCCGGAGTTTACGGCTTTGCAAAGCGTGGAGATCAGAAGAGCCTGAAATCGGCCATAGAGTATGGAAGGTCGCTTGGCCGGAAGGGGTTTGATCTATTTATTTCAGCGCATACCAGTATGCGCTCCGCTCTCGTAGCCAGATCAACTGGAGTACCTGTCAGGATAGGCTATGATGCTCCGTGGTACAACCGTTTCGCTTATACCCATACGGTTCAGCGCAGGTTTAATGAACGGGCTGAAATTGAAAGGCTCATGGCTCTGGGAGTTCCACTGGGAATAGGGCTGCCCGCACCTGAACCGGAGCTTGATCTTCCTGAGGAAAGTCTGCAAAAAGCTTCAGATTTTTATTCCTCACTGGAACAGGTCCCCGTGCTTGGTATTCATCCGGGATCAGTCTGGGAAACAAAACGGTGGCCGGCTGAATATTTTTCTAAGCTGATTGATCTGGCCTCGGCGGAAGGGGTGCAGGTGATCGCTTTCGGTGGTCCGGGTGAAGAGGAGATTGTATCCAGAATTATTTCCGGGGCGCATAGTGGAGATAAAGTCCTGAATCTTGCCGGAACTTTGAATCTTCCTGATCTTGCCGCTTATATCCGTATGCTTGATTGTTATGTGAGCAACGATTCTGGACC
The nucleotide sequence above comes from Maridesulfovibrio bastinii DSM 16055. Encoded proteins:
- the waaF gene encoding lipopolysaccharide heptosyltransferase II, whose protein sequence is MSIEFKKISLWQTAFLGDAVLTLPLINALEERFPGAEIHFFVRAGVESLFAAQKNLAGVYGFAKRGDQKSLKSAIEYGRSLGRKGFDLFISAHTSMRSALVARSTGVPVRIGYDAPWYNRFAYTHTVQRRFNERAEIERLMALGVPLGIGLPAPEPELDLPEESLQKASDFYSSLEQVPVLGIHPGSVWETKRWPAEYFSKLIDLASAEGVQVIAFGGPGEEEIVSRIISGAHSGDKVLNLAGTLNLPDLAAYIRMLDCYVSNDSGPMHIAWVQNVPLVAIFGPTVEKLGFYPRGNNSTVLEERLACRPCGLHGGKVCPEKHHNCMRLITPAKVWQTVAEKLSAGSPF
- a CDS encoding transposase, with amino-acid sequence MLKKSDQKQVTVELVTIEELVPENHLLRKINKFIDFSFIREKTKHLYCENNGRPAIDPVVLFKMLFIGYIFGIRSERRLVKEI
- a CDS encoding HAD family hydrolase → MDTKENKMIELDIPGFKKLEIEHLVLDYNGTLALDGKLLSGVRELLMEISTQLKIHVVTADTLGHCAEELKNLPVTIHILSAAPEDEAKLDYLARLGKESCACIGNGRNDKLMLREAALGIIIYGPECFSTESSAASDIGSTDILSALGIFTHPKRMLATLRN
- the glpX gene encoding class II fructose-bisphosphatase; this translates as MEAPQRNLALDLVRVTEAAALASARWLGRGDKNSGDQAAVDAMRLSFNSLEINGTVIIGEGEKDHAPMLYNGEKLGVGEGPGMDVAVDPVEGTNLLAYGRPNAISVVGVAPTGAMLDPGPSFYMNKLVVPTAARNMVDINAPVKENLKKIAKALNKDVDDLVVFVLEKPRHHALIQEIRDAGARIQLHTDGDVAGALMVVDPRCPVDVMVGTGGTPEGVLAACAIRIMGGEMFAKFDPQSETEKQAMLDRGYDLRDIMTVNDLVKSDDIFFSATGISGGTFLRGVRYLGYGAETTSLVMRGKTGTVRLIEAVHTWDKLMKVSAVKYD
- a CDS encoding YidH family protein — protein: MENETPEKRRLQEMNTTELARERNRLAEIRTEQASLRTLLANERTFLSWARASIGIITLGFVLEKAALYLKHLMPEANPKIFADIAYLSVFTLVSGMALIITSAVRYFAFEKKMGARKGILNPKIDVYILLGIALVLSISFFFGKNLTFNP
- a CDS encoding N-acetylmuramoyl-L-alanine amidase; the protein is MNRIYPRLNTAALLSTYILNIIMVSFVACLLVSTTPAKAAGATISEDFTVAWKQFHALAKDSRRAKYRANWVKIGKKFIRTFKRSPRGSYAPKSLYYAGRTYEELGTHSGLKKDFRTAVDYYGRMISNFPRHSWTDDCLFLRAELQRTRLGNNDLAYSDYLTIVHKYPKGDMYKKARNRLDSMDRKDIPKPSAKANRPSGTVVSSKSPKNQRKSGTTTRLQAVRYTSSESYTRVVLDMDEQTPYRYQLLNPNQNANRPHRLYIDLEDTRLGPDVHKKIVIADGILRGIRSAQKDPRTTRVVLDFNSMQEYKIFPLENPFRLVVDVQANEESKSDIPIEEDAVYNKKAHSKPKKYTPPKGSKKMAGELLEQLGLTFRTIMIDAGHGGKDPGAHGHGLREKDVNLHFAKMLAGKLKKAGFRVLYTRDTDVFIPLEERTAMANVKKADMFISVHCNAHRNSKIHGLETYTLNLASNRNAVRVAARENAVSMKRISDLQVILTDLMLNSKMKESRDLATDIHKSALGKLRRRWNVRDQGVREAPFYVLMGAKMPSILIELGYLTNKTEASRLKSDRYLSSIADGIVKGVLQYKKEIERYANL